The proteins below come from a single Acidobacteriota bacterium genomic window:
- a CDS encoding D-sedoheptulose 7-phosphate isomerase: protein MVDGFSSSSIVDKIKENETPENVKDSSVIELSLNQHLEVFNKVIGEITGPIEDCAKLLVDTFKAGRKVLICGNGGSAADAQHIAAEFVGRYETERRALPAIALTTDTSALTALANDYDFERIFARQVDALAVEGDCLIAISTSGNSRNVIAAVMAARNRGCSIIGMTGAAGKKLASLSDRCILVPSDRTARIQEAHITIAHIWCEIVDEWMATDPVIG from the coding sequence TTGGTTGATGGATTTTCGTCGAGCAGTATTGTGGACAAAATAAAAGAAAATGAAACACCGGAAAACGTGAAAGACAGCTCGGTCATCGAGCTGTCATTGAATCAGCACCTCGAGGTCTTTAACAAGGTCATCGGTGAAATAACCGGCCCGATCGAGGATTGTGCGAAGCTTCTCGTTGACACATTCAAAGCCGGTAGGAAGGTCCTGATCTGCGGAAACGGCGGCAGTGCAGCGGACGCTCAGCACATCGCCGCGGAATTTGTTGGGCGGTATGAAACGGAACGACGAGCGTTACCGGCGATCGCTTTGACTACCGACACTTCGGCACTGACGGCACTCGCAAACGATTACGATTTTGAGCGAATCTTTGCGCGTCAGGTCGATGCTTTGGCGGTGGAGGGCGATTGTTTGATCGCGATCAGTACGAGCGGGAATTCGCGAAACGTGATCGCTGCTGTGATGGCGGCCCGAAACCGCGGCTGCTCGATCATTGGAATGACCGGAGCAGCGGGGAAGAAACTCGCGTCGCTATCGGATAGGTGCATTCTCGTACCATCAGACCGCACCGCTCGCATCCAGGAAGCACATATTACGATCGCTCATATCTGGTGCGAGATTGTCGACGAATGGATGGCTACCGATCCGGTTATTGGTTAA
- a CDS encoding glycosyltransferase family 4 protein translates to MTKIRRKLIFFWTYLEWGGAQVYFMAIMKEALKDWDVIVILPRNSSPEMIGFLRQIGVTIEFIDFVIDLGQAPTIKRKIERQLSRISCEIKTLRFLKQYNLNNSILHIEAAPWQSWQFFVLLAMRKANVFVTMHNAINAAKWRESVWTARMQLLSRLESFHIFASNKDTKEKVRYLVTQEFWEKIPVTYTCVNPPQIRTVLDRTDDIASLRAKHGLSKNEFIVLCVGQFIDRKGRWVFLDAAKIIQTEAPDVRCVWLTPVESTKDEKAKIEKYGLNNFEIRLSSTVGSSREEVLEFFRVADIFALPSYVEGLPIALLEAMALGIPSISTNIFAIPEAVHDSETGLLIEAGDARGLAEAILKLKNDPELRQTIAKQGSEFVLSNFDEREAARIAIRHYEECFDDAD, encoded by the coding sequence ATGACTAAAATCCGCCGCAAACTGATCTTTTTCTGGACCTATTTGGAATGGGGCGGCGCACAGGTATATTTCATGGCGATCATGAAAGAAGCCTTGAAAGACTGGGACGTGATCGTCATTTTGCCGCGTAATTCCTCGCCCGAAATGATCGGTTTTCTCAGACAGATCGGCGTAACAATTGAGTTCATAGATTTTGTGATCGACCTCGGGCAAGCTCCCACCATAAAGCGAAAGATCGAGCGGCAATTGAGCCGGATCAGTTGCGAGATCAAAACACTGCGATTCCTCAAGCAGTACAATCTCAACAATTCCATTCTCCATATCGAAGCCGCACCGTGGCAGTCGTGGCAGTTTTTTGTACTGCTGGCGATGCGAAAGGCCAACGTCTTCGTCACGATGCACAACGCAATTAACGCTGCGAAATGGCGTGAGAGCGTTTGGACAGCCCGAATGCAGCTTTTATCTCGCCTGGAGAGCTTCCACATCTTTGCTTCGAACAAAGACACAAAGGAAAAAGTCCGATATCTAGTTACGCAGGAATTTTGGGAGAAAATTCCTGTCACATACACGTGCGTCAATCCGCCGCAAATCCGTACGGTGCTCGACAGAACGGACGATATCGCGTCGCTTCGTGCGAAACACGGCTTGTCTAAAAATGAGTTTATCGTCCTATGTGTCGGCCAGTTCATCGACCGCAAAGGGCGTTGGGTATTTCTGGACGCGGCGAAGATAATTCAAACCGAGGCTCCAGATGTTCGATGCGTCTGGCTGACGCCGGTTGAGTCGACAAAGGACGAAAAAGCGAAGATCGAGAAATACGGATTAAATAATTTCGAGATTCGGCTCTCGTCAACCGTCGGTTCGAGCCGGGAAGAAGTTCTCGAATTTTTCCGTGTCGCCGATATTTTCGCTCTTCCGAGTTATGTCGAGGGATTGCCGATCGCTCTACTAGAGGCGATGGCTTTGGGAATTCCGTCTATATCGACCAATATTTTTGCGATCCCTGAGGCTGTTCACGATAGCGAAACCGGCTTGCTGATCGAAGCGGGCGATGCGCGAGGGTTGGCGGAGGCCATTCTAAAACTGAAGAACGATCCGGAATTACGTCAAACGATCGCGAAACAGGGAAGTGAGTTTGTCCTCTCGAATTTTGACGAACGCGAGGCTGCACGTATCGCGATCCGGCATTATGAGGAGTGTTTCGACGATGCAGACTGA
- a CDS encoding methyltransferase domain-containing protein — protein MRSVSTMQTEVVDRRKRFFRNSIFGVLSWLLPIVPTMIATPIVIKRLGDEQYGVLAAVLSFIAYFFTTAIGKVAAKYVAEYRATGQNEKISPMISATIIFGVSTTLVVSLIAFIFARPIVVDALRIPEQMQDQAVTGIYIACATILSIFMAQVFQFALQGIHRFDWYLLLANLTSVSFSLGSIAIVLLGYGWIALLAWNLVTWSIVGVVSFFAARHLIPECRLTLKIPSEIWRSVRQYALGIVGYQLFGTLLLFFERVWILRNFGGEAMAYYVIPMTLALYLHLFTASLVLAMFPVVNELLDEPEKLKELYQKATKLVLTLLVFAVLSVVVCGKVFLTAWLGERYADECYVMLVIQTVTFAILALNTIAWQVAEGFKAAALNAYGTIFWMFAGVIAMIAMSQSWQINGVAAGRLAGVLIFIPLIFYIEKRFLGGIFMKFWGATVIRILIAAIPAVGAELFLAKTLQPSWFTFFGSVAAGGIAYVGTLLNRFHRRWREENGSRPVRKIPLSKGICYYLPMAEDFSLVQRLDLIKEICSGKRVLHLGCTNYPYTEDSIKNRMLLHHDLEKIASDVWGIDSDEKGIEILESHDSKQIVLGDLEKLDELDLNEKFDVIVAGEMIEHLNNPGLFLNGIKRFMHSETQLVLTTVNAYCGMRFVWYGLRGKRGKVEFVHPDHVAYYSYSTLKVLLERHGLHVGSFLFYDIGREHRPHNKWFINAINDVCVTIAPQWADGVIAVCRLPSDR, from the coding sequence ATGAGGAGTGTTTCGACGATGCAGACTGAGGTTGTCGACAGACGAAAACGCTTCTTTCGCAACAGCATTTTTGGCGTGCTGTCGTGGCTGCTGCCGATCGTGCCGACGATGATCGCGACGCCGATCGTCATAAAACGGCTCGGGGACGAGCAATACGGCGTTCTCGCCGCGGTCCTCAGTTTTATCGCCTATTTTTTCACGACAGCCATCGGCAAAGTTGCCGCCAAATACGTCGCCGAATACCGGGCGACCGGTCAGAATGAAAAGATCTCGCCGATGATCTCGGCAACGATCATTTTCGGAGTCTCGACCACTCTGGTTGTATCGCTGATCGCCTTCATCTTCGCTCGCCCCATTGTCGTCGACGCACTCCGGATCCCTGAGCAGATGCAGGATCAGGCGGTCACCGGGATCTACATCGCGTGCGCGACGATTTTGAGTATCTTCATGGCTCAGGTGTTTCAATTCGCATTACAGGGAATTCACAGATTCGACTGGTATTTACTGCTCGCCAATCTCACTAGTGTCTCGTTCAGCCTCGGCAGCATCGCCATCGTCCTTCTCGGCTATGGATGGATCGCATTGCTGGCTTGGAATCTCGTAACGTGGTCAATTGTCGGCGTTGTTTCATTCTTTGCGGCCCGGCATCTAATACCGGAATGCCGCCTCACGTTGAAAATTCCGTCTGAGATCTGGCGATCGGTCAGGCAATACGCTTTGGGGATCGTCGGCTATCAGCTGTTCGGAACCTTGCTGCTTTTCTTTGAGCGTGTTTGGATACTGCGAAATTTCGGCGGCGAAGCTATGGCGTATTACGTCATCCCGATGACGCTCGCTCTCTATTTGCACCTTTTCACAGCAAGCCTCGTCCTTGCGATGTTCCCGGTCGTGAATGAACTGCTCGACGAACCTGAAAAGCTCAAAGAGCTTTATCAAAAAGCGACGAAGCTCGTTTTAACCTTGCTCGTGTTCGCCGTGCTTTCAGTAGTTGTCTGCGGCAAAGTATTTCTAACTGCCTGGCTCGGTGAACGGTATGCTGACGAATGTTACGTCATGCTCGTCATTCAAACCGTAACCTTTGCGATACTTGCACTTAACACGATCGCATGGCAGGTTGCCGAGGGCTTTAAGGCGGCGGCTCTAAACGCGTACGGCACGATATTTTGGATGTTCGCTGGTGTGATCGCGATGATCGCGATGAGCCAGTCGTGGCAAATCAACGGCGTCGCAGCGGGAAGATTGGCGGGCGTTTTGATATTCATTCCGCTCATTTTCTATATCGAAAAACGCTTTCTCGGCGGCATCTTTATGAAATTCTGGGGTGCAACGGTAATCCGTATTTTGATTGCCGCCATACCGGCGGTCGGAGCCGAATTGTTTCTCGCCAAAACGCTTCAACCATCCTGGTTTACCTTTTTCGGCTCCGTGGCAGCTGGCGGAATTGCATATGTCGGCACTCTTCTTAACCGGTTTCATCGACGATGGCGGGAAGAAAATGGCTCGCGACCTGTTCGCAAAATACCGCTAAGCAAAGGTATTTGTTACTATTTACCGATGGCCGAGGACTTCAGCTTAGTACAGCGTCTGGACCTGATCAAAGAAATTTGCTCGGGCAAACGCGTGCTCCATCTCGGCTGTACGAACTATCCGTACACCGAAGATTCGATCAAAAACCGTATGCTTCTGCACCACGATCTGGAAAAGATCGCGAGTGATGTCTGGGGCATTGATTCGGATGAAAAGGGAATTGAGATACTCGAATCACACGATTCGAAACAGATCGTTCTCGGTGATCTAGAAAAACTTGACGAACTCGATCTGAATGAGAAGTTCGACGTCATCGTTGCTGGCGAGATGATCGAGCATCTGAATAATCCGGGCCTGTTCCTGAACGGGATCAAGCGGTTCATGCACAGCGAGACGCAGTTGGTTTTGACCACCGTGAACGCCTATTGCGGAATGCGGTTCGTTTGGTACGGGCTGCGGGGGAAACGCGGAAAAGTCGAATTCGTGCATCCCGACCACGTCGCATATTACTCATATTCGACGCTCAAAGTCCTGCTCGAACGGCACGGACTGCACGTCGGATCGTTTTTATTTTATGATATAGGCAGAGAGCATCGTCCGCATAACAAATGGTTTATCAACGCGATAAACGATGTGTGCGTAACGATAGCTCCGCAGTGGGCAGACGGCGTGATTGCCGTTTGCCGTTTACCGTCTGATCGATAA
- the rfaE1 gene encoding D-glycero-beta-D-manno-heptose-7-phosphate kinase — protein MRILDDLSNTKVLVIGDVMIDRYWWGTVNRISPEAPVPVVSLDSTTLTAGGAANVAANIAGLGAKPYLIGISGDDEAAAFLPKIMEDTGIEDFLFFPVKGRFTTLKTRIVAHNQQIARLDQETATDISTDEIEAFLRDIKPLIAETDVVVLSDYAKGFLTADLVPKLIAYANENGKPVLVDPKGKDYSKYAGATILTPNQREAADACGLEIHSPDIVTIAGEKLLHDLSLEAILITQGERGMTLFQTGHEPRNLKASARNVYNVTGAGDTAIGTMAAALGGGLSFFEAAEIANFAAGLVVEQVGTTPITREMLTAETARFQVLST, from the coding sequence ATGAGAATTCTCGACGATCTATCAAACACAAAAGTTCTCGTCATCGGCGACGTGATGATCGACCGTTATTGGTGGGGAACGGTAAACCGCATCTCGCCCGAGGCTCCCGTGCCGGTCGTCTCGCTCGACAGCACAACCCTCACCGCCGGCGGAGCCGCTAACGTCGCAGCAAATATCGCCGGGCTCGGTGCAAAACCATACCTCATCGGTATCTCCGGCGACGACGAAGCCGCGGCCTTCCTTCCAAAGATCATGGAAGATACCGGAATAGAAGATTTCCTCTTTTTTCCTGTCAAAGGCCGTTTTACGACGCTCAAAACCCGCATAGTCGCCCATAATCAGCAGATCGCAAGGCTCGATCAGGAAACTGCAACCGATATCTCAACTGACGAGATCGAGGCATTTTTGCGAGACATCAAACCGCTGATCGCTGAAACAGATGTGGTCGTTCTGTCCGATTACGCCAAGGGATTTTTGACAGCCGATCTTGTTCCAAAGTTGATCGCATATGCCAATGAAAACGGAAAACCGGTACTGGTCGATCCGAAAGGCAAGGACTACTCAAAATACGCCGGAGCCACGATCCTAACGCCAAATCAACGCGAAGCCGCTGACGCGTGCGGCCTCGAAATTCATTCGCCTGATATCGTCACGATCGCTGGCGAAAAACTCCTCCACGATCTCTCGCTCGAAGCGATCCTCATCACGCAGGGCGAACGCGGGATGACGCTTTTCCAAACCGGCCACGAACCGCGAAACCTGAAAGCATCGGCCCGAAATGTCTACAACGTGACCGGAGCCGGCGACACCGCGATCGGCACAATGGCAGCGGCTTTAGGCGGCGGACTGTCGTTTTTTGAAGCTGCTGAGATCGCGAATTTTGCCGCCGGCCTTGTGGTCGAACAGGTCGGCACCACGCCGATCACCCGCGAAATGCTTACCGCCGAAACCGCCCGCTTTCAGGTGCTTTCCACCTAG
- a CDS encoding glycosyltransferase family 9 protein, giving the protein MKAPSQKKVLVYLIGSLGDTIVAIPALRAVRRHFADAEIVLLQNTQPNHVVTASEVIPKNLIDRSLAYTSGAGQISSYFHLWTKIRAEKFDAAVYLVISERPEASVRRDRLFFRSCGIRKLFGFHAFSKNELYPIDESGRPAMTQHEAVRKLERLKNDGITISRSEDLSQPFFEISKAEKAETEKWLAQLREKPHLPLLAIAPGCKTPANFWPTENFISIAKQLTAEDLCEIVIVGGLAEKQLGDGFIEKIGSGINAAGKFAVRDSAVLLSLCELYLGLDTGTTHLAAAVGTPVVALFHERDNPGQWFTLGDRHTIFQHDVPCAGCRSQECPVAGHPCMNGIPVEPVLDELRKKLRSAETDPPELRILKV; this is encoded by the coding sequence ATGAAAGCCCCGAGCCAGAAAAAAGTACTTGTTTATCTGATCGGCTCGCTCGGCGATACTATTGTTGCCATTCCAGCCCTTAGAGCCGTACGAAGGCATTTCGCTGACGCCGAGATCGTCCTTCTTCAAAATACGCAGCCAAACCATGTAGTCACGGCCTCCGAGGTGATCCCGAAAAACCTGATCGACCGCAGCCTCGCCTACACAAGCGGAGCTGGCCAGATCTCTTCATATTTCCATCTCTGGACGAAGATCCGAGCCGAAAAATTCGACGCCGCAGTATATCTTGTCATCAGCGAACGGCCCGAAGCATCTGTCCGCCGCGACCGCTTATTCTTTCGCTCCTGCGGTATCCGCAAGCTTTTTGGTTTCCACGCGTTTTCAAAAAACGAGCTTTATCCGATTGACGAATCTGGCCGCCCTGCGATGACCCAACATGAAGCGGTCCGCAAACTTGAGCGTCTCAAAAACGACGGGATCACGATTTCGAGATCCGAAGACCTTAGTCAGCCGTTTTTCGAGATCTCAAAAGCAGAAAAGGCTGAAACGGAAAAATGGCTCGCTCAGCTCAGGGAAAAGCCGCATTTGCCGCTGCTTGCGATCGCTCCGGGCTGCAAAACGCCCGCTAATTTTTGGCCGACAGAGAATTTTATCAGCATCGCAAAGCAACTGACGGCTGAAGATCTTTGCGAGATCGTTATTGTCGGAGGACTGGCAGAAAAACAGTTGGGCGACGGTTTTATCGAGAAAATTGGCAGCGGAATAAATGCGGCAGGGAAATTCGCCGTCAGGGATTCGGCGGTGCTGCTTTCACTGTGCGAACTCTATCTTGGGCTCGACACCGGAACGACACATTTGGCGGCTGCCGTGGGAACGCCTGTTGTTGCCTTGTTTCATGAACGCGATAATCCGGGTCAATGGTTTACGCTCGGTGATCGGCATACTATTTTTCAACATGATGTTCCATGTGCCGGCTGCCGCAGCCAGGAATGTCCGGTCGCCGGGCATCCGTGTATGAACGGCATACCGGTCGAGCCCGTCCTTGATGAATTGCGAAAAAAGCTGCGCTCCGCGGAAACTGATCCGCCCGAACTTCGCATCTTAAAAGTCTAG
- a CDS encoding UDP-glucose/GDP-mannose dehydrogenase family protein — protein sequence MLEKISVIGLGKLGASMAAVFASRGFDVIGVDVNQKFIDIVNDGHAPVQETGLDAMIGENRERIRATLSHEEAVLGSDISFVIVPTPSDERGSFSLQYAEWAFKEIGKALRKKNGYHNVVLTSTVLPGSTRQALLPILEKESGKKAGRDFGVCYSPEFIALGSIIRNFLNPDFSLIGEFDKRSGDQLEAIYDKVTVNHAPAARMSLENAELTKISVNTFVTTKITFANMLADICEKLPGGDVDVVTAALGLDSRIGRKYLTGSIGYGGPCFPRDNVALSFIANELGVEAKLAETTDHQNRSIAEKTAARLLPMLRKGATVAILGLSYKPDSHVTEESQGVFIAKQLSKNGIRVVAYDPMSADMQIEELRRGIVVLDSIEKCLSQAEAVLITTPDPAFKSLTAKDFRNEWSQVLVVDFWRLLRSELEGKEHIKYLGIGLSEDDAANNARLSSIWCEDHSSSKGTSAE from the coding sequence ATGTTGGAAAAAATCTCAGTTATCGGTCTTGGAAAGCTCGGTGCAAGCATGGCGGCGGTGTTCGCGAGCCGTGGTTTCGATGTGATCGGCGTTGATGTGAATCAGAAATTCATTGACATCGTAAACGACGGTCATGCACCTGTTCAGGAAACCGGACTCGATGCGATGATCGGGGAAAATCGCGAACGCATTCGGGCAACGCTCAGCCATGAGGAAGCAGTTCTCGGCTCCGACATTTCGTTCGTCATCGTGCCTACGCCGAGCGATGAACGCGGCTCCTTCTCGCTTCAATACGCAGAATGGGCGTTCAAGGAGATCGGCAAAGCATTGCGTAAGAAAAATGGCTATCACAACGTCGTTCTCACGAGCACCGTACTGCCCGGATCAACACGACAGGCATTGCTACCGATCCTCGAAAAGGAATCGGGAAAGAAAGCAGGACGTGATTTTGGCGTTTGCTATAGCCCTGAATTTATTGCACTTGGCAGCATTATTCGCAATTTCCTGAATCCTGATTTCTCGCTGATCGGCGAATTCGACAAACGTTCAGGCGATCAGCTTGAGGCAATCTACGACAAGGTGACGGTAAATCACGCGCCTGCTGCTCGAATGAGCCTCGAAAACGCAGAGCTGACCAAGATCTCGGTAAATACATTTGTCACCACAAAGATCACCTTCGCTAACATGCTCGCCGACATCTGCGAAAAATTGCCCGGCGGCGATGTGGATGTTGTGACCGCGGCTCTAGGGCTTGATTCGCGTATCGGTCGCAAATACCTGACCGGCTCGATAGGTTACGGTGGGCCGTGTTTCCCGCGTGATAACGTGGCACTTTCGTTCATCGCAAACGAACTGGGTGTCGAAGCAAAACTTGCTGAAACTACAGATCATCAAAACAGATCGATAGCCGAAAAAACTGCTGCTAGATTGCTTCCAATGCTAAGGAAAGGAGCAACGGTCGCAATTCTCGGGCTGAGCTACAAGCCGGACTCGCATGTTACCGAAGAATCGCAGGGTGTTTTCATCGCAAAACAGCTCTCGAAGAACGGTATCCGAGTTGTCGCTTACGATCCGATGTCCGCAGACATGCAGATCGAGGAACTTCGTCGCGGGATCGTCGTTTTAGACTCGATTGAGAAATGCCTGTCACAAGCTGAGGCTGTGCTGATCACGACTCCTGATCCGGCGTTTAAGTCGCTTACCGCAAAGGATTTCCGCAATGAATGGTCGCAGGTTTTAGTGGTCGATTTCTGGCGCCTTCTCCGCAGCGAACTTGAAGGTAAGGAACACATTAAATATCTCGGCATCGGACTCAGCGAGGACGACGCAGCCAATAACGCACGTCTAAGTTCGATCTGGTGCGAGGATCACAGCTCCAGCAAGGGAACATCCGCCGAATGA
- a CDS encoding SDR family oxidoreductase, whose translation MSILIIGSSGMLGHKLYQRVSSEFEVFATIRSDLAAIERFGIFKGHSVFSDVDVTDIAAVCRVIEVVKPDCVVNCVGVVKQNPTLADKIRTLTINSIFPNQLAQLSAEFDFRLITISTDCVFDGKKGNYSESDEANARDLYGLSKLLGEVTDGRSLTIRTSIIGREITTSHSIVEWFLANRGRTVDGYTKAIYSGFPTIELADIIADLIKNFPDLNGLFHISSDPISKFDLLTLVNKYFKSNVSIKPSEAVVVDRSLDSAKFKTLTGFTPPDWESMIARMAADPTTYGSFR comes from the coding sequence ATGTCCATCCTCATCATCGGCAGCAGTGGAATGCTCGGCCACAAACTTTATCAACGTGTGAGTTCCGAATTCGAGGTTTTCGCGACGATTCGGTCAGATCTCGCGGCGATCGAGAGGTTTGGGATATTTAAGGGCCACTCGGTATTTTCAGACGTTGACGTTACGGACATCGCGGCAGTTTGTCGGGTTATCGAGGTAGTGAAACCAGATTGCGTCGTAAATTGCGTCGGCGTCGTCAAACAAAACCCCACGCTCGCTGACAAGATCCGCACCTTGACGATCAATTCAATATTTCCCAACCAATTGGCTCAGCTTTCGGCGGAATTCGACTTTCGCCTGATCACGATCAGCACCGATTGCGTGTTTGACGGCAAAAAAGGGAACTATTCAGAATCTGACGAAGCCAATGCCCGCGACCTATACGGCTTGAGCAAATTGCTGGGCGAAGTTACGGACGGCCGCTCGCTCACGATCCGTACGTCGATCATCGGCCGAGAGATCACGACCTCGCATAGCATCGTCGAGTGGTTTCTAGCTAATCGCGGTCGAACGGTCGATGGATACACGAAGGCGATCTATTCAGGCTTTCCAACGATCGAACTGGCAGACATTATCGCGGATTTGATCAAGAATTTCCCTGATCTTAATGGCCTGTTCCATATCTCAAGCGATCCGATAAGTAAATTCGATCTGCTGACGCTCGTCAACAAATATTTCAAATCAAACGTCTCGATCAAGCCGAGCGAAGCGGTCGTTGTTGACCGCAGCCTCGATTCGGCGAAGTTCAAAACGCTCACTGGCTTCACCCCGCCCGACTGGGAATCAATGATCGCAAGAATGGCCGCCGACCCGACGACTTACGGTTCATTCCGCTAA
- a CDS encoding glycosyltransferase family 4 protein: MLQRPTILVICDYYLPGFESGGAVRTLANMVDRLGEQFDFRIITRDHDGSAVQTSYTTVNISEWNQVGKARVYYLSKAEVSSRRLATLINECNADAIYLNSFFSRLSIMYLTMLRFRRTLKKPVIMAPEGEFSPGALSLNPLRKMLYIANAKVLLLSKNFTWKAASEEEKKDITRELGSGLDVHVAPNMPPKMINPEYDQDAKPIKKQGEARMIFLSRFMRKKNFNWLLENLRGIDEKLSFDICGTLEEKDYWEECQRIAASLPKNISIRSLGPLPHEQVSETLTKYDFFILPTLGENFGHVFIEAFASGVPLIISDRTPWRGLAAKGIGWDLPLEKPDEWIKAIQATVSMDNDRYRQMSAAARRFAVEWLSDPGIERSNIAMLNAALDR, from the coding sequence ATGCTCCAACGACCAACGATCCTCGTCATTTGCGACTATTACCTGCCAGGTTTCGAAAGCGGCGGAGCGGTCAGGACGCTGGCGAATATGGTAGATCGATTGGGTGAGCAATTTGATTTCCGCATAATTACTCGCGATCACGACGGAAGCGCGGTGCAAACATCTTACACGACCGTCAACATCAGCGAATGGAATCAGGTTGGAAAGGCCCGAGTTTATTACCTTTCAAAAGCCGAGGTCAGTTCTCGGCGTCTGGCCACGCTAATAAACGAATGCAATGCGGACGCAATCTATCTCAACAGCTTTTTCAGCCGGCTGTCGATCATGTATCTAACGATGCTTCGCTTTCGCCGAACTCTGAAAAAGCCCGTGATAATGGCGCCCGAAGGCGAATTCTCTCCCGGAGCATTATCGCTAAACCCGTTGAGAAAGATGCTCTATATCGCGAACGCTAAGGTTCTGTTGCTCTCAAAAAACTTCACGTGGAAGGCCGCGTCGGAAGAAGAAAAGAAGGATATCACGCGTGAATTAGGCAGCGGTCTCGATGTCCACGTCGCCCCGAACATGCCGCCGAAGATGATCAATCCTGAATACGATCAAGACGCCAAACCAATAAAAAAGCAAGGCGAGGCTCGGATGATCTTCCTCTCGCGGTTCATGCGGAAAAAGAATTTCAATTGGCTTCTCGAAAATCTTCGCGGTATCGATGAAAAACTCTCGTTTGACATCTGCGGAACGCTCGAAGAAAAAGATTATTGGGAAGAGTGCCAACGGATCGCCGCGAGCTTGCCGAAGAACATCTCAATTAGATCGCTCGGGCCCCTTCCGCACGAACAGGTTTCCGAAACCCTGACGAAATATGATTTTTTCATTCTGCCGACGCTAGGCGAAAATTTTGGGCACGTATTTATCGAGGCTTTCGCATCAGGAGTTCCGCTGATCATCAGCGACCGCACGCCGTGGCGAGGTTTAGCGGCAAAAGGCATCGGCTGGGATCTGCCGCTCGAAAAGCCTGATGAATGGATCAAGGCAATTCAGGCAACAGTTTCGATGGATAACGATCGGTATCGACAAATGTCTGCGGCAGCCCGCAGATTCGCGGTCGAATGGCTCTCTGATCCCGGGATCGAACGGTCGAATATCGCGATGCTAAATGCCGCTCTAGACCGTTAA
- a CDS encoding glycosyltransferase family 2 protein, with protein MIDERIRVEIVAPVHNRKDITLKCLKSLSRLNTTGLDVHVVIVDDGSSDGTSEAIAAQFPEVEVVQGDGNLWYTEGTNVGVRAGLKHDPAFVLMINDDAVFDQDFLVFMVETARKHERSIVGSLLMLWDTPHKLFQIAPVWDTWYGDWRHWSQQTVWTVPNKPWNVDLIVGNCVLVPVGAFAEGGLMDSKKYPNFGDAVFTPKLKRLGWKLLIDPRARVFCLPNTIPPRVKKMGLKKALKVLVTDLGNGHNLRRRLYAYLEGAPSKLVGFVGFCVFLVRAGVTKSYKTVSDAPEPPLNKTFASAVVDD; from the coding sequence ATGATCGACGAACGCATCAGGGTCGAAATAGTCGCGCCTGTTCATAACCGCAAAGACATAACCCTAAAATGCCTCAAAAGCCTGTCGCGGCTTAACACGACGGGCCTCGACGTTCATGTCGTGATCGTTGATGACGGTTCGTCCGACGGAACAAGCGAGGCGATCGCGGCTCAGTTTCCTGAGGTTGAAGTGGTGCAAGGCGACGGAAATCTCTGGTACACGGAAGGCACAAATGTCGGCGTTCGAGCAGGTCTGAAGCACGATCCGGCTTTTGTCCTGATGATAAATGACGATGCCGTGTTCGATCAGGATTTTCTTGTTTTCATGGTCGAAACCGCTCGAAAACATGAGCGATCGATCGTCGGCTCGCTGCTGATGCTTTGGGACACGCCGCACAAACTTTTTCAGATCGCTCCGGTTTGGGACACTTGGTACGGCGACTGGCGGCATTGGTCTCAACAGACGGTTTGGACGGTTCCAAACAAGCCGTGGAATGTAGATCTGATCGTCGGGAACTGCGTTCTCGTGCCCGTCGGGGCGTTTGCTGAAGGCGGTTTGATGGATTCTAAGAAATACCCAAATTTCGGCGACGCCGTCTTCACACCGAAACTCAAACGCCTCGGTTGGAAGCTGCTGATCGACCCGCGAGCCCGCGTTTTTTGCTTACCAAACACGATCCCGCCGCGCGTCAAGAAAATGGGGCTGAAAAAAGCGTTGAAGGTGCTTGTCACCGACCTCGGAAATGGCCACAATCTGCGAAGGCGATTGTACGCGTATCTGGAGGGCGCTCCGTCAAAACTAGTGGGTTTCGTTGGCTTTTGCGTGTTCCTCGTCCGTGCGGGCGTTACCAAAAGCTACAAGACCGTGAGCGATGCTCCGGAGCCGCCGCTCAACAAAACGTTCGCCTCGGCCGTCGTCGATGACTAA